One genomic region from Gossypium hirsutum isolate 1008001.06 chromosome D13, Gossypium_hirsutum_v2.1, whole genome shotgun sequence encodes:
- the LOC107897436 gene encoding ABC transporter C family member 3 isoform X3: MKLFASESFLLMSSASSFDFLLKPIFLHGFSASLHLVLLLFLSLLWAVNRVKGTGRESSMKTLKQRKSKQCHTSGEVINFMTVDADRVGEFCFYMHDLWTAAMQVVLALLILFKYLGLASVAAFVATVLVMLVNIPLGKVLEKLQEKLMESKDKRMNATSEILRNMRILKLQGWEMKFLSKIIGLRNVEEGSLKRFIYTNAISSFFFSIAPSVVSVSTFGACILLGVPLESGKILSALATFRILQGSIHALPETISMIAQTKVSLDRIASFLQLDDSQPDVIEKLPRGSSDTAVEVVDGNFSWYFSSTATLTNINLKVYHGMKVAVCGTVGSGKSSLLSCILGELPKISGSLKLCGTKAYVAQSPWIQSGKIEENILFGKEMDRERYDRILEACALKKDLEILPFGDQTVIGERGINLSGGQKQRVQIARALYQDADIYLLDDPFSAVDAHTGSHLFKEVLLCSLISKTVIYVTHQVEFLPAADLILVMEDGRITQAGKYYDILKSGTDFMFLVGAHKKALSAIGAVETGTDSEQSRSEGLKGDGGLESAQGNESDNIEDVGPKGQLVQEEEREKGKVGFSIYWKYITTAYGGFLVPLVLLAQILFQTFQIGSNYWMAWASPTSADVEPPVGSLTLIIVYLVLAISSAFSVLTRAMLLSTVGYKTATLLFKKMHSCIFRAPMAFFDSTPSGRILNRASTDQNAVDLRIPYQVGGFAFSVINLLGIIVAMSQGAWQIFIIFIPVIVTCIWYQQYYISSARELARLVGVSKAPVIQHFAETLLGVTTIRCFDQESRFQETNLTLNDSYSRPKFHVSCAKEWLCFRLDMLSSITFAFGLFILISVPKGVINPAIAGLAVTYGLNLNLLQTWLVWNICNMENQIVSVERMLQYSSIPCESALVIETNCPERSWPFHGEVNILNLQVRYAPHLPLVLRGLTCTFPGGLKTGIVGKTGSGKSTLIQALFRIIEPAAGQIIIDGVNISSIGLHDLRSKLSIIPQDPTMFGGTVRSNLDPLEEYTDEQIWEALDMCQLGDEVRKKEGRLNSTVIENGENWSMGQRQLVCLGRLLLKKSKIVVLDEATASVDTVTDDLIQTTLREHFSNATVITIAHRITSVLDSDMILLLSQGVVEEFDSPARLLENKSSSFAQLVAEYSTRSDSSLQKLE, translated from the exons GTTTAAATACCTTGGTCTGGCTTCCGTCGCTGCTTTTGTTGCAACTGTTCTTGTTATGTTGGTAAATATCCCATTGGGCAAAGTACTAGAGAAACTTCAGGAGAAGTTGATGGAATCGAAAGATAAAAGGATGAATGCAACATCTGAAATTTTGAGGAACATGAGAATTCTCAAACTTCAGGGGTGGGAAATGAAGTTTCTGTCCAAGATTATCGGGCTTAGGAATGTCGAGGAAGGATCATTAAAAAGATTCATTTATACGAATGCCATTAGTAGTTTCTTTTTCTCCATTGCACCCTCGGTTGTGTCTGTATCCACATTTGGTGCTTGTATCCTTCTAGGAGTCCCACTTGAGTCAGGCAAGATCCTATCTGCACTTGCAACATTCAGGATTCTTCAAGGGTCCATCCACGCTCTTCCTGAAACAATTTCGATGATCGCTCAGACAAAGGTGTCTCTTGATAGAattgcttcctttcttcagctTGATGACTCGCAGCCTGATGTTATAGAGAAGCTTCCAAGAGGAAGCTCGGATACAGCAGTTGAGGTTGTTGATGGGAATTTTTCTTGGTACTTCTCGTCTACTGCAACACTaacaaatataaatttgaaaGTTTATCATGGTATGAAGGTTGCTGTTTGTGGCACAGTTGGCTCCGGCAAGTCGAGTTTACTTTCCTGCATTTTGGGGGAACTACCCAAGATATCTGGCTCTCTTAAGTTGTGTGGTACAAAGGCCTATGTTGCTCAATCACCTTGGATTCAAAGTGGCAAGATTGAGGAGAATATATTGTTCGGAAAGGAGATGGATCGAGAGAGGTATGACAGAATACTTGAAGCTTGTGCCCTTAAAAAGGATCTTGAAATCCTGCCATTTGGTGATCAGACCGTTATTGGTGAGAGGGGAATCAATTTGAGCGGTGGACAGAAGCAAAGAGTACAGATTGCGCGTGCTCTGTACCAAGATGCCGATATCTATCTCCTTGATGATCCTTTCAGTGCTGTGGATGCTCACACAGGATCTCATTTATTCAAG GAAGTTTTGCTATGCAGTTTGATTTCGAAAACAGTGATATATGTCACTCATCAAGTTGAGTTTTTACCAGCTGCTGATCTTATCTTG GTTATGGAAGATGGAAGGATTACACAAGCTGGAAAGTATTATGACATTCTCAAATCAGGGACCGATTTTATGTTCCTTGTGGGTGCGCATAAGAAAGCTTTGTCAGCCATTGGTGCTGTTGAGACCGGAACTGATTCAGAACAAAGTAGGAGTGAAGGTCTTAAAGGGGATGGTGGTTTGGAAAGTGCTCAGGGTAATGAGAGTGATAATATAGAAGATGTTGGACCAAAAGGACAACTTGTTCAAGAAGAGGAACGAGAGAAAGGAAAAGTCGGGTTTTCCATCTATTGGAAATATATCACAACAGCATATGGAGGCTTTCTGGTCCCTCTGGTGTTGCTGGCGCAGATTCTCTTTCAGACTTTCCAAATTGGTAGCAATTACTGGATGGCTTGGGCCTCTCCCACGTCTGCCGATGTCGAACCTCCAGTTGGGAGCCTTACACTAATAATTGTATATTTAGTTTTGGCCATTTCAAGTGCCTTTTCGGTCCTTACCAGAGCCATGCTTCTTAGTACAGTCGGATACAAAACAGCGACTCTTCTCTTCAAAAAGATGCATTCCTGCATATTCCGTGCTCCTATGGCTTTCTTTGACTCCACACCTAGTGGAAGAATTCTAAACAGA GCTTCTACAGATCAAAATGCTGTGGATTTGAGAATTCCATACCAAGTAGGGGGATTTGCCTTTTCGGTTATCAATCTACTTGGAATCATTGTTGCCATGTCTCAGGGTGCTTGGCagatatttatcatttttatcccTGTCATTGTTACCTGCATTTGGTACCAG CAATATTACATATCTTCTGCACGAGAACTTGCACGTTTGGTTGGTGTATCCAAAGCTCCAGTAATACAGCATTTTGCTGAAACACTTTTAGGTGTTACAACTATCAGGTGCTTTGATCAAGAATCAAGATTCCAAGAGACAAACTTGACATTGAATGACTCCTATTCTCGTCCAAAATTTCATGTTTCTTGTGCAAAGGAATGGCTGTGCTTCCGCCTGGACATGTTGTCTTCTATTACTTTTGCTTTTGGTCTGTTCATTTTGATCTCCGTACCAAAGGGAGTTATTAATCCGG CCATTGCGGGGTTAGCTGTTACATACGGACTCAATCTAAATTTATTGCAAACTTGGCTTGTATGGAATATTTGCAATATGGAGAATCAAATTGTATCAGTTGAGAGAATGCTTCAGTACAGTAGCATTCCTTGTGAGTCTGCGCTTGTGATAGAAACTAATTGCCCAGAACGTTCTTGGCCATTCCATGGAGAAGTTAATATTCTTAATCTGCAG GTACGGTATGCCCCACACTTGCCTCTCGTCTTGCGAGGTCTGACATGCACATTTCCAGGAGGGTTGAAAACTGGCATTGTAGGAAAAACAGGCAGTGGTAAATCAACTCTTATACAAGCACTTTTCCGGATAATCGAACCTGCAGCAGGCCAGATTATAATTGACGGTGTCAACATCTCATCGATCGGACTGCATGATTTGCGGTCAAAACTCAGCATCATTCCTCAGGATCCTACCATGTTCGGAGGGACTGTACGTAGCAACTTGGATCCACTTGAAGAGTATACAGATGAACAGATTTGGGAG GCATTGGATATGTGCCAACTCGGGGATGAAGTTAGAAAGAAGGAAGGGCGGCTCAATTCGACAG TTATTGAGAATGGAGAGAATTGGAGCATGGGTCAAAGGCAGTTGGTTTGTCTGGGGCGTTTGCTGCTGAAGAAAAGTAAGATCGTGGTGCTCGATGAAGCTACGGCATCTGTGGATACGGTTACTGATGATCTGATACAGACAACTCTAAGGGAGCATTTTTCGAACGCTACAGTTATAACAATTGCTCACCGTATAACTTCAGTTCTTGACAGTGATATGATTCTGCTTCTAAGCCAAG GAGTTGTTGAAGAATTCGATTCTCCGGCTAGATTGCTAGAAAACAAGTCATCATCTTTTGCGCAGCTTGTAGCAGAGTACAGTACGAGATCAGATTCAAGTTTGCAGAAACTTGAGTGA